One window of the Chitinophaga niabensis genome contains the following:
- a CDS encoding DUF4157 domain-containing protein — protein MSETLIQNKKDTSGAGRHAGNGIFFNPAIQTKLTVNEPGDRYEQEADAMADKVMRMPAAAGGNESSFFRPATMLQRKCVHCEEEEAQRKEVGPLIQRQEDEDMEGPVQRKCAACENEETVQRKESGVATQAESYTGSLNGKGSSMPQSERDFFEPRFGYDFSKVQLHTDSAANESARSLNAHAYTLGNNIVFRSHQYQPGTDSGRRLMAHELTHVIQQQSAVMRKIQRSCLTGAVCTPPICGSPGTFGTSEEAIEAPARTARRAAILADPVGQAATGHSRRAANIEAVLAANGVAVTPTSHGVFVDLDVSPNTGAFTMRCSSFDTWVPPFAGPATARCIFVPNRLEQEADTFQNNPAQATIGGMTRNNWLMQLKIAMTHELQHIIYDAVARPALPGVTCLRTTVIDGHTVRFFLSEMSAEMSEFPPLFENVRRRSPDYSTMMTNLRNEYNETITNCSESIEGILKSLRCHCDCADVTAYLEETIAFTQSGWTTTQKNVFRELMINRFPALNWTRRRF, from the coding sequence ATGTCTGAAACGCTTATACAAAACAAAAAGGATACTTCCGGTGCCGGGCGGCATGCGGGAAACGGTATCTTTTTTAACCCGGCTATTCAAACTAAGTTAACGGTAAATGAGCCGGGGGATCGTTATGAGCAGGAAGCAGACGCGATGGCAGATAAGGTGATGCGCATGCCGGCAGCTGCGGGAGGAAATGAAAGCTCATTTTTCAGGCCTGCAACAATGCTGCAAAGGAAATGTGTGCATTGTGAAGAGGAAGAAGCACAGCGAAAAGAAGTGGGACCCCTCATTCAGCGGCAGGAAGATGAGGATATGGAAGGACCTGTACAGCGTAAATGTGCGGCCTGTGAAAATGAAGAAACAGTGCAACGAAAGGAAAGCGGCGTTGCAACACAAGCAGAAAGTTATACCGGTTCATTGAACGGAAAGGGAAGCAGCATGCCGCAAAGTGAACGGGATTTTTTTGAGCCCAGGTTTGGATATGATTTTTCAAAAGTGCAGTTACATACGGATAGCGCGGCCAATGAATCGGCCCGCAGTCTTAATGCACATGCTTATACACTCGGGAACAATATAGTATTCCGCTCTCATCAGTATCAGCCTGGGACAGATAGTGGGAGAAGACTAATGGCGCATGAATTAACGCACGTCATACAACAACAGTCCGCCGTAATGCGGAAGATCCAGCGCAGTTGCCTGACAGGTGCTGTTTGTACACCTCCGATCTGTGGCTCGCCGGGTACGTTTGGTACATCGGAAGAAGCGATAGAAGCACCCGCGCGAACGGCCAGAAGGGCTGCTATTTTAGCGGATCCTGTAGGGCAGGCAGCAACCGGACATTCGCGCAGGGCGGCAAATATAGAAGCGGTGCTGGCAGCTAATGGTGTTGCCGTTACCCCTACGTCGCATGGCGTATTTGTGGACCTGGATGTTTCACCCAACACCGGAGCATTTACCATGCGCTGTTCCAGCTTCGACACCTGGGTGCCGCCATTCGCCGGCCCGGCTACAGCCCGTTGTATTTTTGTTCCGAATCGTCTCGAACAGGAAGCGGATACTTTCCAGAATAACCCGGCTCAGGCAACGATCGGTGGTATGACAAGAAACAATTGGTTGATGCAACTCAAGATAGCCATGACACATGAGCTGCAGCATATCATATACGATGCCGTAGCACGGCCTGCTCTGCCTGGTGTTACCTGTCTGCGTACCACCGTCATAGATGGCCATACGGTAAGATTTTTCCTGAGCGAGATGAGCGCTGAGATGAGTGAATTTCCGCCACTCTTTGAGAATGTAAGGCGCAGATCGCCGGATTATAGTACGATGATGACAAACCTCCGGAATGAATACAATGAAACCATCACCAATTGCAGTGAAAGCATTGAAGGGATCCTGAAGTCATTGCGTTGCCATTGTGATTGCGCGGACGTGACGGCGTACCTGGAAGAAACGATCGCGTTTACACAAAGCGGGTGGACGACCACGCAAAAGAACGTTTTCCGGGAGTTGATGATCAACAGATTCCCGGCGTTGAACTGGACAAGACGCCGTTTTTGA
- a CDS encoding eCIS core domain-containing protein produces the protein MPETLSHRIITNHPPATVRTEAPLFFQPKLTVNEPGDMHEQEADAMADRVMRMASDPSMELPGSFKPSFTPVQRKCAHCEEEEKLQRFPAIQRKCEHCGEEMPAVQRTALVQRKCAHCEEEEKSVQRNESSTAAVSPSSQTESYIGSLNGKGSSMSQSERDFYEPKFGYDFSTVRLHTDTAAANSAKSLNAHAYTHGNNIVFGANQYQSDSTVSRKLMAHELTHVVQQNTGLARKKIQRQDAPLTPTALSSCRIHFRQGTTEFTDAREFAACMASIRSYLAANPDGNVVLHGYASEEGTPDFNLDLSRRRSQIVLRLLRSGRVDTTRIRTEGHGEDTTYPTREENRRVEIVMSREVTMDPESVTVPRPAPPPAFLCGPNVTTQVSDALSMIRTRFGGWTNDQKVEACDALDSLSTGGMAWDIVELHNNAWILGYRPACASAGATPLCGSTVQINSGCHYAGSANYVVFGAMCKLCADHFLAHGPINTGYARFTRRAMMDLINLYKGTGFTGLATPAGNFRESQAWAGAGYAGWPAAGTPAPDRSNCSATCPTPYSGSAFRVNWYPRQMYTGSSPIIPPEDAATP, from the coding sequence ATGCCTGAAACATTATCACATAGGATCATAACAAATCATCCTCCTGCAACCGTAAGGACGGAGGCTCCGTTATTCTTTCAACCCAAGCTTACCGTTAATGAACCGGGCGATATGCATGAGCAGGAAGCGGACGCGATGGCAGACCGTGTGATGCGCATGGCATCGGATCCTTCCATGGAATTACCGGGTTCTTTCAAACCTTCATTTACGCCGGTGCAGCGCAAATGTGCGCATTGCGAAGAAGAAGAAAAACTGCAACGGTTTCCCGCTATTCAGCGTAAATGCGAACATTGCGGTGAAGAAATGCCGGCTGTACAACGGACAGCTTTGGTACAACGGAAATGCGCGCATTGCGAAGAAGAGGAAAAGAGCGTACAACGGAATGAATCTTCAACTGCCGCTGTAAGCCCGTCTTCTCAAACAGAAAGTTATATCGGTTCGTTAAATGGGAAGGGAAGCAGCATGTCGCAAAGCGAGCGGGATTTTTATGAACCCAAATTCGGATATGATTTTTCAACGGTCAGGTTACATACGGATACTGCAGCTGCTAACTCGGCAAAAAGCCTGAATGCGCATGCCTATACGCATGGTAACAATATTGTTTTTGGCGCAAATCAATATCAGTCTGATTCTACAGTCAGCAGAAAATTAATGGCGCATGAACTCACGCATGTGGTGCAGCAGAACACAGGTCTTGCCAGGAAGAAGATCCAACGGCAGGATGCTCCGCTAACACCGACTGCATTAAGTTCCTGCAGGATCCATTTCAGGCAGGGTACAACGGAATTTACCGATGCGCGGGAGTTTGCAGCCTGTATGGCTTCCATCCGCAGTTACCTTGCCGCCAATCCTGATGGGAATGTGGTATTACACGGTTATGCCAGTGAAGAAGGTACGCCTGATTTCAATCTGGACCTCTCCCGCAGAAGGAGCCAGATCGTATTACGGCTACTGCGTTCCGGCAGGGTGGATACAACGCGCATCAGAACAGAGGGGCATGGAGAGGATACTACTTATCCAACCCGTGAAGAAAACAGGCGCGTAGAGATCGTGATGTCCCGCGAGGTCACGATGGACCCGGAATCTGTGACCGTGCCGAGGCCTGCACCGCCACCGGCATTTCTTTGTGGCCCTAACGTGACCACCCAGGTATCAGATGCATTGTCTATGATCCGTACCAGGTTTGGCGGTTGGACGAATGATCAGAAAGTGGAAGCATGCGATGCTTTGGATAGTTTATCAACGGGAGGCATGGCCTGGGACATTGTAGAATTGCACAATAATGCATGGATATTAGGTTACCGGCCCGCTTGCGCGAGCGCAGGGGCCACTCCGCTTTGCGGTTCAACTGTGCAGATCAATTCCGGTTGCCACTATGCAGGGTCCGCGAATTATGTGGTTTTTGGTGCGATGTGCAAATTATGTGCGGACCACTTTTTAGCACATGGGCCTATCAATACAGGTTATGCAAGGTTTACGAGAAGGGCTATGATGGATCTGATCAATCTTTATAAGGGCACCGGTTTCACCGGATTGGCAACACCCGCCGGTAACTTCAGGGAATCGCAGGCATGGGCTGGGGCTGGTTATGCCGGTTGGCCGGCGGCAGGTACACCAGCGCCTGACAGGTCAAATTGTTCAGCTACCTGTCCTACGCCGTACAGTGGAAGCGCATTTCGCGTGAACTGGTATCCGCGGCAGATGTACACCGGCAGCAGTCCGATAATTCCGCCGGAAGATGCGGCTACGCCTTAA
- a CDS encoding DUF4157 domain-containing protein — protein MYRDKKDKVQLSTPAHQRPGETFFHPAVQRMPDTANHIGPQTESYVGALPGKGQKLSAGERAFFEPRFGQDFSNVQLHTDTTANASAKDLGARAYTHGNDIVFASRQYQPDTESGNRLLAHELTHVVQQRSVQRKAIQRCPDPATDAKFDATATAMKATAEYGKLSPADKAVADKLVTDTKPKPNCIYYIDKLKLMMDTPLGTPAAATAVYTGATATAVTAEAKRVADPGEKLRLGLEEAAVKSAGRVYTTKAGKYGGGKFEIDGRDPNNIYVKIKILLEKRGTGTDPYVDSIKGMEDAIEKAASAMGYIVDIDFVTPAQAAADPNTFKIGVDPSQPEVATNWAGGGPTGYAHELHHILQFELDRYNYIDAHSDNSIMAIPTRLYWFGKELTKTPGYNNPQSIMASGSSPLDDDICNVAGLNVATCVKSREDTAKAFKEINKFVTYDEKILNCISKLQVKDPDTMMNILRELFRRMVGLPETKKKIVKRLDDAKDPLAIVFKKLKADQQTELRGILPP, from the coding sequence ATGTACAGAGATAAAAAAGATAAGGTACAACTTTCTACCCCGGCTCATCAAAGGCCGGGTGAAACCTTTTTTCATCCGGCGGTTCAAAGAATGCCTGATACCGCGAATCATATAGGCCCGCAGACTGAAAGTTATGTGGGGGCATTACCGGGTAAGGGACAGAAGTTAAGTGCCGGCGAACGTGCTTTTTTTGAGCCGAGGTTCGGGCAGGATTTTTCAAATGTGCAATTACATACAGATACTACTGCCAATGCTTCTGCGAAAGATCTCGGCGCGCGTGCGTACACACACGGGAATGATATTGTGTTTGCGTCCCGGCAATATCAGCCGGATACCGAATCCGGCAACAGGTTGCTTGCGCATGAACTGACGCATGTTGTGCAACAGCGAAGCGTGCAGCGAAAGGCGATTCAGCGATGCCCTGATCCTGCCACAGACGCTAAGTTTGATGCAACTGCAACTGCCATGAAGGCAACAGCGGAATATGGAAAGCTTTCTCCTGCAGATAAAGCGGTTGCGGATAAATTAGTAACAGATACAAAACCGAAACCTAATTGTATTTATTATATCGATAAGCTGAAATTGATGATGGATACACCGCTGGGAACACCAGCCGCTGCTACGGCCGTTTATACAGGAGCCACTGCTACAGCTGTGACGGCAGAGGCAAAACGGGTAGCTGATCCTGGTGAGAAACTGCGTTTAGGGCTGGAAGAGGCTGCAGTAAAGAGCGCAGGCCGGGTATACACAACTAAAGCGGGAAAGTATGGTGGCGGAAAATTCGAGATAGATGGCCGCGATCCGAATAATATTTATGTGAAGATCAAAATACTGCTTGAGAAGAGAGGTACCGGAACAGATCCTTATGTGGACTCCATCAAAGGGATGGAAGATGCCATTGAAAAGGCCGCCTCTGCTATGGGATATATTGTGGACATAGATTTTGTTACGCCGGCACAGGCGGCGGCTGATCCCAATACGTTTAAAATAGGGGTGGATCCATCTCAGCCGGAAGTAGCTACGAACTGGGCGGGTGGCGGCCCTACCGGGTATGCACATGAACTGCATCACATTCTGCAATTTGAACTGGACCGGTATAATTACATTGATGCTCACTCGGATAATTCCATCATGGCCATTCCTACCCGCTTGTATTGGTTCGGTAAAGAACTGACCAAAACACCCGGGTACAATAATCCGCAATCCATTATGGCAAGTGGAAGCAGCCCGCTTGATGATGATATCTGCAATGTAGCAGGCCTGAATGTGGCAACCTGTGTTAAATCAAGAGAAGACACGGCAAAGGCCTTCAAGGAAATAAACAAATTTGTTACCTACGATGAAAAGATACTGAATTGTATCTCGAAGCTGCAGGTAAAAGACCCGGATACGATGATGAACATATTGCGGGAACTCTTCAGAAGAATGGTCGGGCTACCGGAAACGAAAAAGAAGATCGTCAAGAGGCTGGATGATGCAAAAGATCCGCTGGCGATTGTATTCAAAAAATTAAAGGCCGACCAGCAAACGGAATTGCGCGGAATATTGCCGCCATGA
- a CDS encoding vWA domain-containing protein, with protein sequence MQTVFSSVFRAIRPVWVFFLAIALCGSFSSQAQDIIYADGNPNPPFNFPPGTAVGGGAALNVTISPVKAGAVPPITMTITSLSFEDGLGETVICGPCAGAQVIDGITFQSTGETVTITGAPLAAGVGKIIRFTILASVAGEPCQRSYTLNVERRPIDLGLVLDRSGSMSWKYDGSTTPDKTLSRWAGLVRGLNVLSAQVAALDIPGDKIVVRMFASPGVIASPAPFDAGLVAMDPNANQLQATYNPINPAGNTALGDGIIAVRDQLLPGTVGNNKAMIVFSDGVQNTGDEVKAVAPNAFTQTIGGQKLRGNANEIKLYTICLGTTGHNPQLMQDIGGANGGLSLNPNLVTTFESEAQFAAMFTLHLANILKGNSPQFVDIRNGKFPVSSGGEFPPPPMVTDSFSVNKGINIATVTLFAPARYKPMVTSIKVGSTELIQYATKTSGDGFTTFAFRTPFNSENTTKLNGEWKVESRLSANPGIVVPYVLMVMVDDHNLKANYSLVDSSFKVNQAVKPKVTLERRGQSVANAKVLAIFLKPGDDLNDLIARANVDFQVPADDPGSPDVAKLAKLMEDTAFLNKIKAKDQLVDLLYDAGSKSYTGSFNGTDVTGVYQVIYRVTATDSLMGEIQRYHTENFYVRFPDIDVPNSQLTVTRNDSFTVITFRPQASNGRLIGAGWGGAISLDAGSATIEKVVDKGDGSYDIIVKGDLSGNIKLSVAGEKVIDGKIGSIDCYMPNQGFFKRIQCWLESIGLPAWTIWIILLLLLLLLILLFRKKKK encoded by the coding sequence ATGCAAACTGTATTTTCATCTGTATTCCGGGCAATAAGACCCGTTTGGGTCTTTTTCCTGGCCATTGCACTATGTGGCAGCTTCTCATCGCAGGCACAGGATATTATATATGCTGACGGAAACCCGAATCCACCTTTCAATTTCCCTCCAGGGACAGCAGTAGGAGGGGGAGCCGCATTGAATGTAACAATTTCCCCGGTTAAAGCCGGTGCAGTTCCGCCGATAACGATGACCATTACCTCCCTGAGCTTTGAAGATGGCTTGGGCGAAACCGTTATATGCGGCCCTTGCGCAGGCGCACAGGTGATAGACGGGATAACATTCCAGTCTACGGGAGAAACAGTAACCATTACTGGTGCTCCCTTGGCGGCAGGCGTGGGGAAAATCATACGGTTTACTATTCTTGCCAGTGTTGCCGGCGAGCCCTGCCAGCGTTCCTATACGTTAAACGTGGAACGCAGGCCGATTGATCTGGGACTGGTGCTGGACCGCTCAGGCAGTATGAGCTGGAAGTATGATGGCAGTACAACGCCAGACAAAACGCTTAGCCGTTGGGCGGGGCTGGTAAGAGGGCTTAATGTGCTGAGTGCGCAGGTAGCTGCTTTGGATATTCCCGGGGACAAGATCGTTGTGAGGATGTTTGCTTCTCCCGGCGTGATTGCTTCTCCTGCTCCTTTTGATGCCGGTCTCGTTGCGATGGATCCCAATGCCAACCAATTGCAGGCAACCTACAATCCCATCAACCCCGCTGGCAATACTGCTTTGGGAGATGGTATAATTGCCGTTCGGGATCAATTGTTACCAGGCACAGTTGGGAATAATAAAGCAATGATCGTGTTTTCAGATGGTGTTCAGAATACAGGAGACGAAGTGAAAGCCGTTGCACCAAATGCATTTACACAAACCATTGGCGGGCAAAAGCTCCGTGGTAATGCAAATGAAATAAAACTCTATACGATCTGCCTGGGTACTACCGGCCATAACCCGCAATTAATGCAGGATATCGGTGGCGCGAATGGAGGTTTGTCCCTCAACCCCAACCTGGTAACCACCTTTGAATCGGAGGCCCAGTTTGCTGCGATGTTCACCCTTCATCTTGCCAATATCCTGAAAGGGAATAGTCCGCAATTTGTAGATATCCGCAATGGTAAATTCCCGGTTTCTTCCGGTGGCGAATTCCCTCCTCCTCCGATGGTGACAGATTCTTTCTCTGTTAATAAGGGAATTAATATAGCCACTGTGACATTATTTGCTCCGGCCCGATACAAGCCGATGGTGACATCCATTAAGGTGGGCAGTACAGAACTGATACAGTATGCCACCAAAACGAGCGGCGATGGATTTACAACTTTTGCATTCCGTACGCCATTTAACAGCGAGAATACCACTAAACTCAATGGCGAGTGGAAAGTAGAATCCCGCCTAAGTGCAAACCCCGGGATCGTTGTGCCCTATGTGCTGATGGTGATGGTAGATGATCATAATCTGAAGGCAAATTATTCTTTAGTTGACAGTTCCTTTAAAGTGAACCAGGCAGTTAAACCCAAAGTAACATTGGAGCGCCGTGGCCAATCTGTTGCGAACGCTAAGGTACTGGCCATTTTCCTGAAACCGGGAGATGACCTGAATGATCTGATTGCCCGCGCAAATGTAGACTTCCAGGTACCAGCCGATGATCCGGGATCTCCTGACGTAGCCAAACTGGCGAAACTGATGGAAGACACGGCATTCCTCAATAAGATCAAAGCAAAAGACCAACTGGTAGATCTTTTATATGATGCTGGCAGCAAGTCCTATACCGGTAGTTTTAACGGAACAGATGTAACCGGTGTTTACCAGGTGATCTATCGCGTAACGGCAACGGATTCACTGATGGGTGAAATACAGCGTTATCACACTGAAAATTTCTACGTTCGTTTCCCGGATATCGATGTGCCGAATTCACAACTGACCGTTACCCGTAATGACAGTTTCACGGTGATTACTTTCCGCCCGCAGGCAAGCAATGGCAGATTGATCGGTGCAGGTTGGGGAGGAGCGATCAGCCTTGACGCTGGCAGTGCAACCATTGAGAAAGTAGTAGATAAGGGAGATGGCAGCTACGATATCATTGTAAAAGGTGATCTCTCCGGTAATATCAAACTCAGTGTTGCCGGTGAAAAAGTAATTGACGGCAAGATTGGCAGTATTGATTGTTACATGCCAAACCAGGGCTTCTTCAAACGTATACAGTGCTGGTTGGAAAGCATCGGCCTGCCTGCATGGACGATCTGGATAATACTCCTGTTGTTATTACTGCTGCTTATCTTATTGTTCAGGAAAAAGAAAAAATAA
- a CDS encoding contractile injection system tape measure protein, whose translation MQHLVQKQVFNISAPSLLLAQQWESRAANMLRHVITPCIEQCFNRFVKEDEVILLNRLEVDLGMLSADISDQQIREKVEAVVAAALQKIVPAAHIRQAADLTKPFGAGEQEKEKFQNRRFSRREAMQECFIHFLVYGRLPWWAEPDKMNKPEWDDEWIAQLGAPQYEHIIATLRRWKHSQERLVQQFSITFIEKLLERHNPKLIQETSTGWSWIEKISGASSQALRKAYWTYVVSRCISDDVTGTQLVAALKYWLEDHSGLKKELVKEIRTRQPAQPGTGIPVDAVMLKALLTEAMELGPDKQGSSSGDDHTGLPNGKQDANKKNNVAQTSDATHEQTGRENRGTGTAPSNIKSVAGTKNVSGNDGNDMPGSGTEGEALYADAAGLVLLHPFLPELFRISDLWQAEGWVSVQAQHTAVLLVTWLGYGHTDIPEYNLIIPKLLCGMPWEETLDISIPLEDHHRQSGTELLEAVIDHWSVLGKTSADGLREGFIMRRGKVEEKKDGWLITVEKKAQDVLMGKLPWGISMIRLPWMKDTGVYVDWA comes from the coding sequence ATGCAACACCTTGTTCAAAAACAGGTATTCAACATTTCTGCCCCGTCACTTTTGCTGGCGCAGCAATGGGAATCCCGTGCCGCCAATATGTTGCGTCATGTGATCACACCTTGTATTGAACAATGTTTTAACCGGTTTGTGAAGGAAGATGAGGTGATTCTGCTGAACCGGCTGGAAGTAGACCTTGGTATGCTTTCAGCGGATATTTCTGATCAGCAGATCCGCGAGAAGGTGGAAGCAGTTGTAGCGGCTGCGCTGCAAAAAATTGTGCCGGCTGCTCATATCAGGCAGGCCGCTGATCTCACGAAGCCTTTCGGGGCCGGGGAGCAGGAAAAGGAAAAATTTCAGAACCGGCGCTTTAGCCGGCGCGAAGCAATGCAGGAATGTTTTATTCATTTCCTGGTGTACGGAAGACTGCCATGGTGGGCAGAGCCGGATAAGATGAATAAACCGGAGTGGGATGATGAATGGATCGCACAGCTTGGTGCCCCACAATACGAACATATTATTGCCACGCTGCGGAGATGGAAGCATTCGCAGGAGCGCCTTGTGCAACAATTCAGCATAACATTTATTGAAAAACTGCTGGAGCGGCATAATCCCAAACTTATTCAGGAAACAAGTACAGGCTGGAGTTGGATAGAAAAGATATCCGGTGCCAGTTCTCAGGCATTACGTAAAGCTTATTGGACGTACGTGGTCAGCCGGTGTATCAGTGATGATGTTACAGGTACACAACTTGTTGCCGCACTAAAATATTGGCTGGAAGATCATTCCGGGTTGAAAAAAGAATTAGTAAAAGAAATACGGACCAGGCAACCTGCTCAGCCAGGCACAGGCATACCTGTCGATGCTGTGATGTTAAAGGCATTATTGACGGAGGCGATGGAGCTGGGGCCGGACAAACAGGGAAGTTCTTCCGGCGATGATCATACCGGCCTTCCCAACGGAAAGCAGGATGCAAACAAAAAAAACAATGTTGCGCAAACAAGCGATGCAACACATGAACAGACCGGAAGAGAAAATCGTGGGACAGGAACAGCACCTTCTAATATAAAAAGTGTTGCCGGAACAAAAAATGTTTCGGGCAATGATGGCAATGATATGCCTGGATCCGGGACTGAAGGAGAGGCACTCTACGCCGATGCGGCGGGGCTTGTGTTATTACATCCTTTTCTACCGGAATTATTCCGTATCAGCGATCTCTGGCAAGCTGAAGGATGGGTTTCCGTACAAGCGCAGCACACAGCTGTGTTGCTCGTTACCTGGCTGGGGTATGGGCATACAGATATACCGGAATACAATCTGATCATCCCTAAGCTTCTTTGTGGAATGCCCTGGGAAGAAACACTGGATATTTCCATTCCATTGGAAGATCATCACAGGCAATCAGGAACGGAGTTGCTGGAGGCTGTGATCGATCACTGGAGCGTACTGGGTAAAACGTCTGCCGATGGGCTTCGCGAAGGATTTATCATGCGCAGGGGCAAAGTGGAAGAAAAGAAAGACGGCTGGTTGATCACTGTTGAAAAGAAGGCACAGGATGTTTTGATGGGAAAGCTCCCCTGGGGTATTTCTATGATCCGGTTGCCCTGGATGAAGGATACCGGTGTTTATGTGGACTGGGCTTAA
- a CDS encoding vWA domain-containing protein: MQTALSILCRAAKQRWIFLIIACCCSVSLQAQDIIYANGNPNPPFTFPAVIVGGPALNVTISPVKAAAKPPVTMTITNLSVDDGVGETNICSPCAGAQSVHGITFQAIGDKVTMTGVPLPVAIGKIIRFTIVASVNGEICQRSYTLNFERAPRPPRKPIDLGIALDRSGNMRLKYDGSSTTDHTLSRFAGQIRGLHVLSAQLDAVRIPGDKIAVQLCTSDAELTFSPPPFNGGLIDMEGNVTLLQTIYNTHEPRARNALADGILRLAFKMIPGTTGNNKAMIVFSDGLQRRGFMTDTVQTVGPDAFIRTGNGHKLRGDNNEIKIYTISLGTNNPGAVLMQGIGNANGGAFVNQHLQTTFETEAHFAIMFTRHLANILSGDSLEFVNVRNGKFPIAQYGSLPSSPIITDSFSVRKGINTVTVTLFTPNQYEPEVTSVKAGGKELIQYAVKTKGDGFVTLAFHTSFKDELITRFNGDWKVQTRLSTSPGIEVPYKLMILVDGNTP; encoded by the coding sequence ATGCAAACTGCGCTTTCAATTTTATGCCGGGCTGCAAAGCAGCGTTGGATCTTTTTGATCATCGCATGCTGCTGTAGTGTAAGCTTGCAGGCGCAGGATATTATATATGCTAACGGCAATCCTAATCCGCCGTTTACTTTCCCGGCCGTGATAGTTGGCGGACCTGCCCTGAATGTTACGATTTCTCCTGTGAAGGCTGCAGCGAAACCACCGGTCACGATGACCATTACAAATCTGAGTGTTGATGATGGCGTGGGCGAAACCAATATATGCAGTCCTTGTGCAGGCGCGCAGTCAGTACATGGAATAACATTCCAGGCAATAGGTGATAAGGTAACGATGACAGGTGTTCCCTTGCCGGTTGCGATTGGGAAGATCATCCGGTTCACCATTGTTGCCAGCGTTAATGGCGAGATATGTCAACGATCTTATACATTAAATTTTGAGCGTGCGCCGCGTCCGCCGCGTAAACCGATAGACCTTGGTATAGCACTGGACCGGTCCGGCAACATGCGTTTAAAGTATGATGGTAGTTCTACGACAGACCATACGCTTAGTCGCTTTGCGGGGCAGATAAGAGGACTTCACGTTCTGAGTGCCCAGTTGGACGCGGTCCGTATTCCCGGAGATAAGATCGCGGTGCAGTTGTGTACCTCTGATGCCGAATTAACATTTTCTCCTCCCCCCTTTAACGGTGGCCTTATAGATATGGAGGGAAATGTTACCCTGCTGCAAACAATATACAATACGCACGAACCTCGTGCCCGTAATGCTTTGGCGGATGGTATCCTTAGGCTTGCTTTTAAAATGATTCCCGGTACTACCGGCAACAACAAGGCGATGATCGTGTTTTCTGACGGGCTTCAGCGCCGGGGTTTCATGACAGACACTGTTCAGACCGTGGGTCCGGATGCTTTCATCCGCACAGGAAACGGGCACAAGCTCCGGGGGGATAACAATGAGATAAAGATCTATACCATCTCCCTGGGGACCAACAATCCTGGTGCTGTATTGATGCAGGGCATTGGCAATGCAAATGGAGGGGCTTTTGTGAACCAGCATCTTCAGACAACTTTTGAAACGGAAGCGCATTTCGCAATCATGTTTACACGTCATCTTGCAAACATTTTAAGTGGAGACAGCCTGGAATTTGTGAATGTCCGCAATGGCAAATTTCCGATTGCCCAATACGGAAGCCTCCCGTCCTCTCCAATAATCACAGATTCTTTTTCTGTCAGGAAAGGAATTAACACGGTGACTGTTACGCTATTTACGCCAAATCAATATGAGCCTGAAGTGACATCGGTTAAAGCAGGAGGTAAGGAATTGATTCAATATGCAGTTAAAACGAAAGGCGATGGATTTGTAACACTTGCATTCCATACCTCCTTTAAGGATGAATTGATCACGAGATTCAATGGAGATTGGAAGGTGCAGACGCGATTAAGTACAAGCCCGGGAATTGAGGTGCCTTATAAGTTAATGATACTTGTAGATGGCAATACACCATAA